In the Aquimarina spinulae genome, TTTATATATTCTTTGTGCTTGCTCAAAACTGATGATATTTTTTGGCCTACTTCGATTGGATTTTTCTTGACCTAGTTTTCCTTCTAAATCCTTAACTTTTGTTTCTAAGGTTTCAATTTTTCTTAGATATTCTTCTTCTTCAAGAATTTCTATAGTTGAGTCCTGTTGGCAGGAATGTAAAAAGAATAAGCTAGTAGTTAATGTTAGAAATAAGGCATACCATGTACTGCCTTTCGTTGGTTTTTTCATGACGATTACTTTTGGTTAAAAATTATTATTTTCCAATGTAAGAGTCTTCGTGTTTGGTTTTAAGAATACTCATGATATTGAAAGTCTATTTTAGGTATTGTGTTGATATATAGGGAAATACCTAAAATAGACTTTCAAAAATACAACTATTATCTGATTATAAAATTATTCCTTGTAATGTGTAGAAAAATAAATTACCCTGTTTGGAGAAGAGAAGAAAATAACAAGTTTTATTTTTGCAATATAAGTTCCATTTTGATATTACTACGTTGATAGGGAGGGTGATCTTCCATAGGAATTTCTTTAAAACCATATTTGCCATAAATGTAGATTGCGTTTTCTAAAATTCTATTGGAGTATAGACGTAATTTTTTCCAACCTTGAGTTGTAGAAAATTCAATACAAAATTCTAGTAATTGCTGCCCGATTTTTTGACCTTGAAATTTTGGAGAAACAGCCATTTTCCCTAATTCATAAATACCATCTTCGATCTTGATTAGTGAAAAAGTGCCGGCTATGGCATTGTCTGTTTTTGCGAAAAAAATAAATCCACCTTCATTGATAATGGTGTCCTCACATTGTTCTAATAACGCTGCGTCATGTGGTTCTACTACAAAATATTTTTCTAGCCATTCTATATTAAGAGCTGCGAAGTCTTTTGCGTATTTTGAGTCAAAAGGAATGATAGAAGTGTTCATTGCGATATTAATACTTTAAAATTTATGATTTGCCTTACGATTTAAATATTAATGAGTAAGGTCATTATTATATTCTGGGTTAAACCAAGCCATGTGAATAGGAGTTTCTATACTATGATCAAGATTTTTGATTTTTTGATGGTGTTTTCCTTCATTTATGAATCCTAGTTTTTCATAAAATTGAATAGTATTTGTGTTATTCTCCCGCACAAATAATTCAACACGAAGGATATGAGGATATGACGTTTTGATTTTGGTTAAAAAACTGGTAAAAAGCAATTTTCCGAGACCTTGCCCCTGAAATTCTGGATTAACGACAATGGTAAGATCTGTTAATATATGTCTGAATGCAGAAATAGGAATACGATATGCATGAATTTCTGCGATGACTTGATGTTCATATTCTAGATGAGGAATTGCCAATATCAAACCATCAGATATGCTTTTATGTACAAAATCTTGTATGTAATCTAGAGTGATTTCACTTGATACTCGTATGATCCCACCAGATTGTTTGCCAATTTTTTTGTAAAGCTGATAAATATTCTGAATATCTGATACCTGTACTGGTCTTACTATATGCATTATGAGGTGTATTTTTCTAGTATTTGTTGATGTAATGGTTTCTCTCTTAGTTTGCTTTCGAAATGAGTAATATGATCTGCAAGATTTGCAGATGAGAAGGTTGTTAATGTTGTTACTTGCTGATCAATTACTTCCCATAGCGGAATCATAATTTGATGTGTTTCATTACCCTTTTTGGTTAATTGAAATAGTTTTTTTCTTTTATCAGATGTATCGATTTTATACTCAACTAAGCCTTTTTCCATTAGTTTTTTTAGTGCTTGGGTGATTGCAGGTTGTGTGTAATGTAGTTTTTCCTGTATATCTGTAGTTGTAGTATGACTTTGATCTATGATGATTTTAAAAATGGGAAATAGATAAGGGTCAAAATTAATATTACAAGAAGTATATACAATTTGAATTTCTTTCATCACAAATTCGCTTAGGCGTTTTAGTCTGGACCCTAAACCCAGTTCTGCGTATTCTTGTAATTTATCTTGCATAAGTATTTATATAAGTACTTATACAAATATATAAAACGTTTTTTAATTATTGAAATAGTAGGAGGTAGTACAACATTTATAGACCCCGAAAAATTATATTTTGATCTATAATTTCTTTAACTTTTAAACATTTCACCAGATGGTAATGGAGATTCGGGGGTGTCTAACTTTTGTATTATGGTAGTGCCATTTAACCCTTCTTTGCGTAATAACCAGTAGTCATTAAAAACCGATTTATAACAGATTTCAATTGTTATTTTTTCTTTTCTTTCATAAATCCAGTGTCTTAATCTTGGATCATGTGCAAGCTGCATCCAATAGAAACTTTCGTTAGCAGAGATTACAGAGTTGTAAATTCCTCTATTAGAAATCCCAGTACTTATGGAGTCAGGAACTTTGGCTTTGCCAAAAAGATCCCACCAGTCTTTTACGACCTTCCCATTGTATGTAATTCTAACTCCCTCGATTATAGCAGGTCCTGTGCCTTTATTGTGTAAAGGAATTTTTAAATATTGTAGTGTTTTATCAGACCAACTTTGATCAAAACCAACGGATAACCTAGGCCAGGCATTTGATTTGCTCTAATAAAATATCGGTTTGTTTATTCATGATTGAGGCTTGTCGCATAGAAACGATAAGAGCAGCACCACTTATGATTAATACGGCAATTGCCAGAAGCATTTGCGAATCAAACTTTTTTTTCATTTTCAATAAGACTTATTATATACCTGGAGCAATATAAGAAATTCACAATACTTCATTAACTCCAGGGTGTAATATATCTTTATGGTTAAGGAACTCTACAAATGTGTAGTAGGGTATTTAATACTTAGAGAAATTGATAATTTGTTCAGAATACTCGCCTAATAACAGCCCGATAGAATTTAATGATCCTTCGAGTTCATTAAGATCTAGATTCGCTATCTGTAGCGTATCTCTAAAAATTACTTTATCACCAGTTTCGTCTAGTACAAAAGCGCCATGTATAATATCTCTATTTTTTTGTAATAGACTACGGTATACGACTTCATTTTTATTTTTGATAGTGCAGATGTGCTGTTCCATTATTAAAATGGGTGGTGCAATCCCAAGAATCATATTTTTAATTCCTTCGGCTTCTTTGCTGATCATAATAATACCTTCCCTATTGTTTTCATGGGTAATATCATATTTAAGTTGTAGTAAATACTTTTTTACTACCTGATAATGATCTTGCATTAGATGGTTTTTTGATAAATGAATAATTATGTATGACTGATTTTCTTTAGTATATCAATATTACAAAAAGTAGCACAAATTTTCTGCAATATCTTTGGCTAAATTAACGAGATAAAAAATAAGAGTGATCATGGGTATGAATGATTTAAGTTAATAATTAGATGTTGTGCTAAAATTTTTAGTATAATCCTCAGTATTTCTTAGGAAAAGAATAAAATCGTGAAGTATTTCTACTAAAATTAGCTTTTTAATAGAATATTAGCTAATATTGTTAGTGTAAATGTACAATTATTTTTTATAATTGCAAATAAAATTAGCAAAAATGTCTTTTTTCGGAAAAAACATAAAAAAAATACGTGGAGTAAAAGGTTTAAGTCAACAAGCCTTTGCTGAGCTTTTTGATCTAAAACGTGGTACATTAGGCGCATATGAAGAGGGTAGAAGCGAACCAAAAATAGAAACAATTATTAAGATTGCTAATCATTTTAGCATTGCAATAGATGATTTATTAACGAATGAACTTACCGTAAATCAACTTCTAAAGTTTAAAGGGGATCTTACCACTTATGCAGAAGATGTGAAACGAGAGAAATTTGCAATCGTCCCTTGTATAACAGAAAGTACAGCTAATGATTATATTACTTTATATAATGCAGAGGGTTTTATTAAAGAATTACCAACCATGCAATTACCGGTAAACCCAACTAAAGAGTTTAGAGGATATACCGTAAGTAATCTCGAGATGACATCACATGATAAAGGTTTTTATCCAAAGGATGTTGTAATAGGAGAAAAAGTTCCTCCTACAGTGATTAAA is a window encoding:
- a CDS encoding GNAT family N-acetyltransferase, coding for MNTSIIPFDSKYAKDFAALNIEWLEKYFVVEPHDAALLEQCEDTIINEGGFIFFAKTDNAIAGTFSLIKIEDGIYELGKMAVSPKFQGQKIGQQLLEFCIEFSTTQGWKKLRLYSNRILENAIYIYGKYGFKEIPMEDHPPYQRSNIKMELILQK
- a CDS encoding GNAT family N-acetyltransferase; translation: MHIVRPVQVSDIQNIYQLYKKIGKQSGGIIRVSSEITLDYIQDFVHKSISDGLILAIPHLEYEHQVIAEIHAYRIPISAFRHILTDLTIVVNPEFQGQGLGKLLFTSFLTKIKTSYPHILRVELFVRENNTNTIQFYEKLGFINEGKHHQKIKNLDHSIETPIHMAWFNPEYNNDLTH
- a CDS encoding MarR family winged helix-turn-helix transcriptional regulator — encoded protein: MQDKLQEYAELGLGSRLKRLSEFVMKEIQIVYTSCNINFDPYLFPIFKIIIDQSHTTTTDIQEKLHYTQPAITQALKKLMEKGLVEYKIDTSDKRKKLFQLTKKGNETHQIMIPLWEVIDQQVTTLTTFSSANLADHITHFESKLREKPLHQQILEKYTS
- a CDS encoding molecular chaperone Tir, whose product is MQDHYQVVKKYLLQLKYDITHENNREGIIMISKEAEGIKNMILGIAPPILIMEQHICTIKNKNEVVYRSLLQKNRDIIHGAFVLDETGDKVIFRDTLQIANLDLNELEGSLNSIGLLLGEYSEQIINFSKY
- a CDS encoding helix-turn-helix domain-containing protein, producing the protein MSFFGKNIKKIRGVKGLSQQAFAELFDLKRGTLGAYEEGRSEPKIETIIKIANHFSIAIDDLLTNELTVNQLLKFKGDLTTYAEDVKREKFAIVPCITESTANDYITLYNAEGFIKELPTMQLPVNPTKEFRGYTVSNLEMTSHDKGFYPKDVVIGEKVPPTVIKKLNNGTLVFVVVENKLIFRRLYVLKGNAVLRADHKNIEDSSFPISDIKELWRVRYAFFRRIPEFGDLVEDKLLLIEKELLRMKEKLR